A part of Spiribacter vilamensis genomic DNA contains:
- a CDS encoding FAD-binding domain-containing protein, which yields MFLERPAASHDAGLAQLNAFIPHAGADYARWRNHDFGPEGDNRVSAISPWLRHRLLLEETAVDAAIDAHGLDGAEKYVQEVCWRTYWKGFLERRPVHWHDYRAACDEANEQVAKDRRLAADLDKALAGETDIDAFNFWVHELRDTGYLHNHARMWFASIWVFTLELPWALGADFFLRHLLDGDPASNTLSWRWVAGLHTPGKPYIARSSNINKYTNGRFNPGYLINTQVSAPEGIERPPVGPAPLATDWQVTPTTGLLIHEDDLLPESLFGERDWPVVIAVQSTDWRSSGPVADRVRDFARDGLMDALARNPGSQTVGPIDLASADGLTAVRDAAAAAGVDQLLTPYVPTGPTGDAMAALDTVLEAGGVTRRTALRDWDALHWPASTAGFFRFWKAARPLIVER from the coding sequence TTTATCCCCCATGCCGGCGCGGACTATGCGCGCTGGCGCAATCACGACTTCGGCCCCGAGGGCGATAACCGCGTCTCGGCGATCTCGCCCTGGCTGCGGCATCGCCTGCTGCTCGAGGAGACGGCCGTCGACGCCGCCATCGACGCCCACGGCCTGGATGGCGCCGAGAAGTATGTCCAGGAGGTGTGCTGGCGGACCTACTGGAAGGGGTTCCTGGAGCGCCGGCCGGTGCACTGGCACGACTACCGCGCGGCCTGCGACGAGGCGAACGAGCAGGTCGCCAAGGACCGTCGGCTCGCCGCCGATCTGGACAAGGCCCTTGCCGGCGAGACCGATATCGACGCCTTCAACTTCTGGGTCCACGAGCTGCGCGACACCGGTTATCTCCACAACCACGCGCGGATGTGGTTCGCGAGTATCTGGGTGTTCACGCTGGAGCTGCCCTGGGCGCTGGGCGCGGACTTCTTCCTGCGCCACCTGCTCGATGGCGATCCCGCCTCGAACACGCTCTCATGGCGCTGGGTCGCGGGCCTGCACACACCCGGCAAGCCCTATATCGCCCGCTCGTCGAATATCAACAAGTACACCAACGGCCGGTTCAATCCGGGCTATCTCATCAACACCCAGGTCTCGGCGCCCGAGGGCATCGAGCGCCCGCCGGTGGGTCCTGCACCGCTCGCGACGGACTGGCAGGTGACGCCGACTACTGGCCTGCTGATCCACGAGGATGATCTGCTGCCGGAGTCCCTCTTCGGCGAGCGCGACTGGCCCGTGGTGATCGCGGTCCAGAGCACCGACTGGCGCAGCAGTGGCCCGGTCGCCGATCGTGTGCGCGATTTCGCCCGCGACGGGCTGATGGACGCCCTCGCCCGCAATCCCGGCAGTCAAACCGTCGGGCCCATCGATCTGGCGTCGGCCGACGGGTTGACGGCGGTCCGCGATGCCGCGGCCGCGGCGGGCGTCGATCAGCTGCTAACGCCCTATGTCCCCACCGGTCCCACGGGGGATGCCATGGCGGCGCTGGACACGGTGCTCGAGGCCGGTGGCGTAACGCGGCGGACCGCGCTCCGCGACTGGGACGCGCTCCACTGGCCGGCATCGACCGCCGGGTTCTTCCGCTTCTGGAAGGCGGCGCGGCCGCTTATTGTGGAGCGTTAG
- the ppk2 gene encoding polyphosphate kinase 2: MDNATYKQQKHDLQLELLSLQRWVKTTGQRIVIVFEGRDAAGKGGAIKRFTEHLNPRGARVVALDKPTSVEQGQWYFQRYVEQFPTAGEIVLFDRSWYNRAGVERVMGFCTQAQYEGFLQQAPAFEKLLVDSGTWLIKLWFSISRGEQLRRVEAREAHPLKRWKLSPIDLEALRRWDEYTTASERMFRATDTREAPWTVIETDDKKEARISALRHVLNQLPYTNAPQ; the protein is encoded by the coding sequence ATGGATAACGCCACATATAAGCAGCAGAAACACGATCTGCAGCTCGAACTGCTCAGCCTGCAGCGGTGGGTGAAAACCACCGGGCAGCGCATCGTGATCGTCTTCGAGGGGCGGGATGCCGCCGGCAAGGGCGGGGCGATCAAGCGCTTTACGGAACATCTCAATCCCCGCGGGGCGCGGGTGGTGGCGCTAGATAAACCGACGAGCGTGGAGCAGGGCCAGTGGTACTTCCAGCGCTATGTCGAGCAGTTCCCGACGGCCGGCGAGATCGTCCTGTTCGATCGCTCCTGGTACAACCGCGCCGGCGTCGAGCGGGTCATGGGGTTTTGTACCCAGGCGCAGTACGAGGGCTTCCTGCAGCAGGCGCCGGCGTTCGAGAAGCTGCTCGTGGACTCCGGCACCTGGTTGATCAAGCTGTGGTTTTCGATCAGCCGCGGGGAGCAGCTGCGGCGCGTCGAGGCGCGCGAGGCCCATCCGCTCAAGCGCTGGAAACTGAGCCCCATCGACCTTGAGGCCCTGCGGCGATGGGATGAGTACACCACCGCCAGTGAGCGGATGTTCAGGGCGACGGATACGCGCGAGGCCCCCTGGACGGTGATCGAGACCGACGACAAGAAAGAGGCGCGTATCAGTGCCCTACGCCATGTCCTTAATCAACTGCCTTACACTAACGCTCCACAATAA
- the icd gene encoding NADP-dependent isocitrate dehydrogenase has product MSTYQVPADGAPITLENGVLNVPDNPIITYIEGDGIGIDINPVMQRVVDAAVEKAYGGKRKIHWMEVLAGEKANNEVGAWLPDETVEAIRKYLISIKGPMTTPVGGGIRSLNVALRQVLDLYVCQRPVRWFNGVPSPVKNPDKVDMVIFRENTEDIYAGIEFEAGSEENERFKSLLAEHFPSAHANIRFPDECGFGIKPISREGTERLVRAAIRYAIDNNRESVTIVHKGNIMKYTEGAFRSWAYALAEREFADETYTWSQWERTVAEKGQEAANAEQDAAVAAGRILVKDSIADITLQQVLLRPTDFEVIATMNLNGDYLSDALAAQVGGIGIAPGGNINEQTGHAVFEATHGTAPKYAGRDMVNPGSIILSAEMMLRHLGWGDAADLILTGMDAAIASKHVTYDFARQMDGATKVSCSQFGEAMIERMRA; this is encoded by the coding sequence ATGAGCACCTACCAGGTCCCCGCCGACGGCGCGCCGATCACGCTGGAAAACGGCGTTCTGAACGTCCCCGACAACCCGATCATCACCTATATCGAGGGTGACGGTATCGGCATCGACATCAACCCGGTCATGCAGCGCGTCGTGGATGCCGCGGTCGAGAAGGCCTACGGCGGCAAGCGCAAGATCCACTGGATGGAGGTCCTCGCCGGCGAGAAGGCCAACAACGAGGTGGGGGCCTGGCTGCCCGACGAGACCGTCGAGGCGATCCGCAAGTACCTGATTTCCATTAAGGGCCCGATGACGACGCCGGTGGGCGGTGGCATCCGCTCGCTCAACGTGGCACTGCGCCAGGTGCTCGATCTGTATGTCTGTCAGCGGCCGGTGCGCTGGTTCAACGGCGTCCCCTCGCCGGTGAAAAACCCGGACAAGGTCGACATGGTGATCTTTCGCGAGAACACCGAGGATATCTACGCCGGGATCGAGTTCGAGGCCGGCTCCGAGGAGAACGAGCGCTTCAAGTCGCTGCTCGCCGAGCATTTCCCGTCCGCCCACGCCAATATCCGCTTCCCCGACGAGTGCGGCTTCGGCATCAAGCCGATCTCGCGTGAGGGCACCGAGCGGCTGGTGCGCGCCGCGATCCGCTATGCCATTGATAACAACCGCGAATCGGTGACGATTGTCCACAAGGGCAACATCATGAAATACACCGAGGGCGCCTTCCGCAGCTGGGCCTACGCGCTCGCCGAGCGCGAGTTCGCCGACGAGACCTACACCTGGTCGCAGTGGGAGCGCACCGTCGCCGAGAAAGGCCAGGAAGCCGCCAACGCCGAGCAGGATGCCGCCGTGGCCGCCGGCCGGATCCTGGTCAAGGACTCCATCGCCGACATCACCCTCCAGCAGGTGCTGCTGCGGCCGACCGACTTCGAGGTCATCGCCACGATGAACCTGAACGGCGACTACCTCTCCGACGCGCTCGCCGCACAGGTGGGCGGGATCGGCATCGCCCCGGGCGGAAACATCAACGAGCAGACCGGTCATGCCGTGTTCGAGGCCACCCACGGCACCGCGCCCAAGTATGCCGGCCGCGACATGGTCAACCCGGGCTCGATCATCCTCTCTGCGGAGATGATGCTGCGCCACCTGGGCTGGGGCGATGCCGCGGATCTCATCCTCACCGGGATGGATGCGGCGATCGCCAGCAAGCACGTCACCTACGACTTCGCCCGCCAGATGGACGGCGCCACCAAGGTGAGCTGCTCGCAGTTCGGCGAGGCGATGATCGAGCGCATGCGGGCCTGA
- the aceK gene encoding bifunctional isocitrate dehydrogenase kinase/phosphatase: MIDSHPRYQQVATAARCIHDGFLEYNRAFREITARAGRRFEERDWKGQMADIAARVELYELWAGWTVESLRTALGDDLANADYWAEVRECFGLRVEAVPDAGFMKTFYNSITRRVFGTRGVNAAVEFVQPPPEEGIESLTMRRYPCWNDLDQACSRVLEDFRFQRPYISMEADARGMAATIREQLGTDHSDADCLRFEFIDSHFFQGTRAYLVGRMRLIDGVRPIVVALRNDDEGIAVDAVLLTADQVGVVFSYTRSYYFADPTSVVAAVQFLHGLLPDKPIDELYTVLGRLRQGKTERYRQLMHHLNDTDDAFVHAAGDAGLVMIVFTLPSFNLVFKIMRDIFRPPKTTTQEDVHQSYRLVSRHDHAGRLIDTQFFRNLELPRSRFSEALVEELQREAPRTVAINGEQLVFAHAYVERRVRPLNLYIREVDETEAKRVILDYGRCLKDLAETNIFAGDLLLKNFGVTSSGRVVFYDYDEVMLVSDCSFYELPEPDDDFPLMDYGTTRFVGAHDIFPEEFIRFLAMPAFLRQTFLAEHGDLLTAEYWRDIKRRRLAGEVAEIVPYARQSIAPQQIAM; this comes from the coding sequence ATGATCGATAGCCACCCCCGCTATCAGCAGGTCGCCACTGCGGCCCGCTGCATTCACGACGGGTTTCTGGAATACAACCGGGCGTTTCGCGAGATCACCGCCCGCGCCGGTCGGCGCTTCGAGGAGCGTGACTGGAAGGGCCAGATGGCCGACATCGCCGCCCGCGTCGAGCTCTACGAGCTCTGGGCGGGATGGACGGTCGAGTCGCTGCGCACGGCGCTCGGCGATGACCTCGCCAACGCCGACTACTGGGCCGAGGTGCGGGAGTGCTTCGGCCTTCGCGTTGAGGCCGTCCCCGACGCCGGGTTCATGAAGACCTTTTATAACTCCATCACTCGGCGCGTATTCGGCACCCGTGGCGTTAACGCCGCCGTGGAGTTCGTGCAGCCACCGCCCGAGGAGGGCATCGAGTCGCTGACCATGCGGCGCTACCCGTGCTGGAACGACCTCGATCAGGCCTGCAGCCGGGTCCTAGAGGACTTCCGCTTCCAGCGCCCCTACATCTCGATGGAGGCCGATGCCCGGGGCATGGCGGCCACCATCCGCGAGCAGTTGGGCACGGATCACAGCGATGCCGACTGCCTGCGCTTCGAGTTCATCGACTCGCACTTTTTCCAGGGCACACGGGCCTATCTCGTCGGGCGCATGCGCCTGATCGATGGCGTCCGGCCCATCGTGGTCGCCCTGCGCAATGACGATGAGGGCATCGCCGTCGATGCGGTGCTGCTGACCGCCGACCAGGTGGGGGTGGTGTTCTCCTACACCCGCTCATACTACTTCGCCGATCCCACCTCGGTGGTGGCTGCGGTGCAGTTCCTCCACGGACTGCTGCCGGACAAGCCCATCGACGAGCTCTACACCGTGCTCGGGCGACTGCGGCAGGGCAAGACCGAGCGCTACCGCCAGCTCATGCATCATCTCAACGACACCGATGACGCCTTCGTGCATGCCGCCGGCGATGCCGGGCTGGTGATGATCGTGTTTACCCTTCCCTCGTTCAATCTGGTCTTCAAGATCATGCGCGATATCTTCCGGCCGCCGAAGACCACCACCCAGGAGGATGTGCACCAGAGCTATCGGCTGGTGTCACGGCATGACCACGCCGGGCGGCTGATCGACACGCAGTTCTTCCGCAACCTCGAGCTGCCCCGCTCGCGGTTTTCCGAGGCCCTGGTCGAGGAGCTGCAGCGCGAGGCACCACGGACGGTGGCAATCAACGGCGAGCAGCTGGTGTTCGCGCATGCCTATGTCGAGCGCCGGGTGCGACCGCTCAACCTCTACATCCGCGAGGTGGACGAGACCGAGGCGAAGCGCGTCATCCTCGACTACGGGCGCTGCCTCAAGGACCTGGCCGAGACCAACATCTTCGCCGGGGACCTGTTGCTGAAGAACTTCGGGGTCACCAGTTCGGGGCGAGTGGTCTTCTATGACTACGATGAAGTGATGCTAGTCAGCGACTGCAGCTTCTACGAGCTGCCCGAACCGGATGATGACTTCCCGCTCATGGACTACGGCACCACCCGGTTCGTGGGCGCGCACGACATCTTTCCCGAGGAGTTCATCCGGTTTCTCGCCATGCCCGCGTTCCTGCGCCAGACGTTCCTGGCGGAACACGGTGACCTGCTGACCGCCGAGTACTGGCGTGATATCAAGCGCCGGCGGCTCGCTGGCGAGGTGGCGGAGATCGTGCCCTACGCCCGCCAGAGCATCGCGCCGCAACAGATCGCGATGTAA
- a CDS encoding type IV pilus twitching motility protein PilT: MDLNALIVDAVRQGASDLHVAAGGPPTIRVDGDLRALTDEAITHKALEKALFGIMDEAQQNQYLQHQEVDFALQVEGAGRFRVNVYEQLNGPGVVMRAIPQEIPSLEELNAPEIIRKISDRSRGLVLVTGPTGSGKSTTLAAMVDHRNRQYPEHILTIEDPVEFVHQSNQSLITQREVGHHTVDVRHALRAALREDPDVILVGELRDPDTIRLALTAAETGHLVFGTLHTRTAASSIDRIINTFPGDEQAQVRAMLAESLLAVISQTLLKREGGGRVAGFEIMMAIPAIRNLIRDSNLAQIPNALQTGQASGMQTMSQSVNQLLRQGEISPEAAEAATGET; the protein is encoded by the coding sequence ATGGACCTGAATGCCCTTATCGTCGATGCCGTCCGCCAGGGCGCCTCGGACCTGCACGTCGCAGCCGGCGGCCCGCCGACCATCCGCGTCGACGGCGATCTGCGCGCGCTTACTGACGAGGCCATAACCCACAAGGCCCTTGAGAAGGCTCTCTTCGGGATCATGGACGAGGCGCAGCAGAATCAGTACCTGCAGCATCAGGAGGTGGACTTCGCGTTGCAGGTCGAGGGAGCAGGGCGTTTCCGTGTCAACGTCTACGAGCAGTTGAACGGCCCCGGCGTAGTGATGCGCGCCATCCCGCAGGAAATCCCCTCGCTCGAAGAGCTGAACGCACCGGAGATCATCCGCAAGATCTCCGATCGCAGCCGCGGGCTGGTCCTGGTGACCGGGCCGACGGGATCCGGCAAATCGACGACGCTCGCCGCGATGGTCGACCACCGCAACCGCCAGTACCCCGAGCACATCCTCACCATCGAGGATCCGGTGGAGTTCGTGCATCAGTCCAACCAGTCGCTGATCACCCAGCGCGAGGTGGGCCACCACACGGTCGATGTACGGCACGCGCTGCGGGCGGCCCTGCGCGAGGATCCCGACGTCATCCTCGTCGGCGAGCTGCGCGATCCGGATACCATCCGCCTGGCACTGACCGCAGCGGAGACGGGCCATCTGGTGTTCGGCACGCTGCACACCCGCACGGCGGCGAGCAGCATCGATCGGATCATCAATACCTTCCCCGGCGATGAGCAGGCCCAGGTCCGCGCGATGCTCGCCGAGTCTCTCCTCGCGGTCATCTCGCAGACGCTGCTAAAGCGCGAGGGCGGCGGGCGCGTGGCCGGATTCGAGATCATGATGGCCATCCCCGCCATCCGTAACCTCATCCGCGACAGCAACCTGGCGCAGATCCCCAACGCGTTGCAGACCGGGCAGGCGAGCGGAATGCAGACCATGAGTCAGTCGGTCAATCAGCTCTTGCGCCAGGGAGAGATCTCGCCCGAGGCGGCGGAGGCGGCCACCGGCGAGACCTGA
- a CDS encoding type II secretion system protein, producing the protein MTGHSGFTLIELVVVLIILGVLAGVAVPRFSDLTDRVGLAEVQTQARAIQTYNRINVLKCQSNGLRCTNLTETGTDNGGACKRNADDFFLSEDLSGWEEKYGIETIESTNKTEEERRKRMEELINNDNKNVTSEAALFTLTRYADRENPNEFPRELPCAIYKRK; encoded by the coding sequence ATGACTGGACATTCAGGTTTCACACTCATCGAGCTCGTGGTCGTCCTGATCATCCTCGGTGTTCTCGCGGGCGTTGCCGTGCCGCGGTTTAGTGACTTGACGGATCGCGTTGGGTTAGCTGAGGTTCAGACGCAGGCGCGAGCTATCCAGACGTACAATAGGATTAACGTACTCAAATGCCAAAGTAACGGGTTGAGATGTACTAACCTGACGGAGACTGGTACTGATAATGGCGGCGCATGCAAGCGTAATGCCGATGATTTTTTCCTGAGCGAAGACCTTAGTGGATGGGAAGAGAAGTACGGGATTGAAACAATAGAAAGTACAAACAAAACTGAGGAAGAACGGAGGAAAAGGATGGAGGAATTAATAAATAATGATAACAAAAACGTCACTAGCGAGGCGGCACTGTTTACGCTTACTCGGTATGCAGACAGAGAGAATCCGAACGAATTTCCTCGAGAACTACCCTGCGCTATCTACAAAAGAAAATGA
- a CDS encoding type II secretion system protein codes for MEKDITADRSRYSAAIARRQRGFTLIELVIVLVVLGILASIAVPQFTGLQDDARLSGLATTLSGEATVQASRAAISGETFSPTDLSNGSVADYDGDNFSVDSFDPDNDTCSGVSFTAAATSGTDGAIVSEDVCVTFTE; via the coding sequence ATGGAAAAAGATATAACTGCCGACAGGTCGAGGTACAGCGCCGCCATCGCACGTCGCCAGAGGGGCTTCACGCTCATCGAGTTGGTCATCGTGCTCGTGGTGCTCGGCATTCTGGCGTCGATTGCTGTCCCGCAGTTTACGGGTCTACAAGATGATGCGAGGCTCAGTGGTTTAGCAACAACGCTGTCCGGTGAAGCGACTGTCCAAGCCAGTAGGGCGGCCATTAGCGGGGAGACTTTTTCACCTACGGACTTATCCAACGGATCTGTAGCTGATTATGATGGTGATAATTTTTCAGTAGATTCATTTGACCCAGACAATGATACATGCAGCGGTGTATCGTTTACTGCCGCGGCTACAAGTGGAACTGATGGTGCAATTGTTTCTGAAGATGTATGTGTGACATTTACTGAATAA
- a CDS encoding transposase: MSRQLRWSEIIPLFAFWPGVRKIIYTANAIESLNSQVREAVLNKRHFWSDEAAIKLIYLALRTVQTRWNRSPVQ, translated from the coding sequence GTGAGCCGGCAACTACGCTGGTCGGAGATTATTCCGCTCTTCGCCTTCTGGCCGGGAGTTCGCAAGATTATCTATACCGCCAACGCCATCGAATCGCTGAACAGCCAAGTGCGTGAGGCGGTGCTGAATAAACGACACTTCTGGAGCGATGAGGCGGCGATCAAACTGATCTATCTGGCACTGCGGACTGTTCAGACGAGGTGGAATCGATCGCCGGTCCAGTAG
- a CDS encoding O-antigen ligase family protein: MTAPNKWLPAAVVLIALTAAGIGQANPTSHFIGLGIMGSVSLLGLIVAVVHARSQPSIPLGPVGMLLLLFWGWGALAVLWSQVPDQTVLQMIKFGAIVAAYLSWRIVMAPQGRHIAPMLYGLLIVAGLIMAVGMIGQAFTGHRAQALFLNPNSAAALLNVIWPAAAVAWLVGTDRMLDLSRLQRFMPGVLFLLVFAAGLDGGRASFLALFTALIVVVGGAAYALQTRWRRLAGVAGLVIGALVLAYLANLFGLTEGRPLADRVASLADPSEAGQVRFLMWSATWDMIQENPWLGIGPGVFWLAYAAVRPAGDGSAGQYAHNDYLQFWVERGLPGLLIVIALIAVCTWLFFRSVRAGRARQRTPAERGAVIAAFAAIGGIGFHGLFSYQLQLPAVMIPVALLLAELERMNGDTLAVNVPMPAWRRPLIFASASGLVASVLLGLFLIASSQYYVERGQEQLRDGEIFAAEQSFSKAMTRWSMTDVPWLVKALLYVRVSENLSEDRIWGGETVFSEAQRFLDEAERRNSLRSTPARLRAKLFLTENSSSGTEIAQAFDAALSRNPRDVGARLSYIGFLENKGEDAKAQGILEKGIDLEYSRFSSGMRFYQAVSTDFSDYLTPYSKINAESKLEKIKREIGGEISFEASRLEIN; the protein is encoded by the coding sequence ATGACGGCACCCAACAAATGGCTACCGGCGGCCGTTGTCCTGATCGCCCTGACCGCGGCGGGTATCGGTCAGGCCAACCCGACATCGCATTTCATCGGACTCGGGATCATGGGTTCGGTTTCATTACTGGGGCTGATCGTCGCCGTGGTGCACGCGCGCTCACAACCTTCGATCCCCCTCGGTCCCGTCGGGATGCTGCTGTTGCTCTTCTGGGGATGGGGGGCGCTGGCGGTTCTGTGGAGCCAGGTGCCCGATCAAACCGTGCTCCAGATGATCAAGTTCGGCGCGATTGTTGCCGCGTATCTCTCCTGGCGGATCGTGATGGCGCCGCAGGGCCGGCATATCGCGCCGATGCTCTACGGACTGTTGATTGTTGCGGGCCTGATCATGGCGGTCGGCATGATCGGCCAGGCATTCACGGGTCACCGGGCGCAGGCGCTTTTCCTCAATCCCAACTCCGCCGCCGCGCTGCTTAACGTCATCTGGCCTGCGGCGGCCGTGGCATGGCTTGTCGGCACCGACCGAATGCTGGACCTATCAAGACTCCAGCGGTTCATGCCCGGCGTTCTGTTCCTGCTGGTCTTTGCGGCGGGGCTGGATGGGGGGCGTGCGAGCTTCCTGGCCCTGTTCACGGCGCTGATTGTTGTCGTGGGTGGCGCTGCCTACGCGTTGCAGACGCGGTGGCGACGGCTCGCGGGGGTTGCCGGTCTGGTGATCGGCGCGCTGGTGCTTGCCTACCTCGCGAACCTGTTTGGACTCACCGAGGGGCGGCCGCTCGCCGACCGTGTCGCCTCGCTCGCCGATCCGAGCGAGGCCGGCCAGGTGCGCTTTCTGATGTGGTCGGCGACCTGGGACATGATCCAGGAGAACCCGTGGCTTGGGATCGGCCCCGGGGTGTTCTGGCTGGCGTATGCGGCGGTGCGCCCCGCGGGAGACGGCAGTGCAGGGCAGTACGCCCATAACGACTATCTGCAGTTCTGGGTAGAGCGCGGTTTGCCCGGGCTTTTGATTGTGATCGCATTGATCGCGGTTTGCACTTGGCTGTTTTTCCGTAGCGTGCGTGCAGGTCGAGCTCGCCAGAGGACACCGGCAGAGCGGGGCGCGGTGATCGCGGCTTTTGCGGCGATTGGCGGGATCGGTTTCCACGGGTTGTTCAGTTACCAACTACAGTTGCCGGCGGTGATGATTCCAGTAGCGTTGCTGTTGGCGGAACTGGAGCGGATGAATGGGGATACACTCGCTGTGAATGTCCCGATGCCTGCGTGGCGTCGTCCGCTAATTTTTGCTTCCGCTTCGGGACTGGTCGCCTCGGTGTTGCTGGGGTTGTTTTTGATTGCGTCATCGCAGTACTACGTCGAGCGTGGGCAGGAGCAGTTGCGGGATGGTGAGATCTTTGCAGCGGAGCAATCGTTTTCGAAAGCCATGACTCGGTGGTCAATGACGGATGTGCCTTGGCTTGTCAAGGCATTGCTCTACGTGCGTGTGTCGGAGAATCTTTCCGAAGATCGAATCTGGGGTGGCGAGACCGTTTTTAGCGAAGCCCAGCGATTCTTGGATGAGGCAGAAAGAAGGAATTCGTTGCGCTCGACGCCAGCAAGACTGCGTGCCAAACTCTTTTTGACAGAGAATTCTTCTTCCGGTACCGAAATTGCACAAGCATTCGATGCAGCCCTGTCCAGAAACCCTCGTGATGTTGGGGCAAGGTTGAGTTACATTGGGTTCTTGGAGAACAAAGGAGAAGATGCGAAAGCACAGGGTATCCTTGAGAAAGGGATCGATTTAGAATACAGCCGCTTCAGTTCTGGAATGCGGTTCTATCAAGCCGTTTCCACTGATTTTTCGGATTATCTAACTCCGTATTCTAAGATAAATGCAGAGTCAAAATTAGAGAAAATCAAACGAGAGATCGGAGGAGAGATAAGTTTCGAAGCCAGCAGACTAGAAATTAATTGA